In Rhizoctonia solani chromosome 7, complete sequence, one DNA window encodes the following:
- a CDS encoding carbamoyl-phosphate synthase, translating into MSFLARTRGVITPLYNLNRSYATHANGYLPAVLHLKTGQSFKGQSFGAPRSIFGETVFSTSITSYTESMTDPSYRGQILVFTTPLIGNYGVPHNQTPIDSYDVGVILESKGIQCAGVIVADVADRFSHHQAVESLADVTRLLRDQGTTLGRIAIGSDAGLPAPQAADYWDPSKENLVDQVSTREPYVLNPSGDIKIAVLDLVPRPISFDHLFVGAHQLQCSLGTTISTKFATSMMEWDRPIFGICMGHQVIGIAAGLEAYRMTFGNRGHNQPVLALANSGSIKAGRVYVTSQNHQYALTLQDPFPQGWEPFFINCNDSSVEGIKSTSESGKQVWGVQFHPESAGGPLDTIEMFTDFVNTCRAGKESRTT; encoded by the exons ATGTCTTTCCTCGCTCGTACTCGCGGAGTGATCACTCCACTCTACAATTTGAACCGCTCCTATGCAACTCATGCAAACGGCTATTTACCTGCCGTATTGCACCTCAAGACGGGACAGTCGTTCAAGGGACAATCATTTGGTGCACCTCGTAGCATCTTTGGCGAGACCGTTTTTTCTACATCGATCACTTCCT ATACTGAGTCCATGACCGACCCCTCCTACCGTGGCCAGATTCTCGTCTTTACCACCCCCCTTATTGGCAACTATGGTGTGCCTCACAATCAAACACCCATAGATTCTTACGACGTTGGTGTTATTCTCGAGTCAAAGGGCATCCAGTGTGCTGGCGTCATTGTCGCGGACGTTGCGGACCGCTTCTCTCACCATCAGGCCGTCGAATCCCTGGCCGATG TTACCCGTCTGTTGCGCGACCAGGGCACGACTCTTGGCCGCATTGCTATCGGATCTGATGCCGGTTTGCCGGCGCCCCAAGCAGCAGATTACTGGGATCCATCTAAAGAGAACCTCGTCGACCAAGTCTCGACTCGGGAACCCTATGTCCTGAATCCTTCCGGCGACATTAAGATCGCTGTTTTAGATTTGGTGCCAAGGCCAATATCGTTCGATCACTTGTTCGTCGGGGCGCATCAGTTACAGTGTTCCCTTGGAACTACGATTTCAACAAAGTTCGCAACGAGTATGATG GAGTGGGATCGCCCTATCTTTGGTATTTGTATGGGTCACCAAGTAATCGGCATTGCGGCCGGTCTGGAAGCTTACCGTATGACGTTCGGCAATCGTGGGCACAACCAACCCGTACTTGCGCTTGCCAATTCGGGTTCCATCAAGGCCGGACGCGTCTATGTAACCAG CCAAAACCACCAATACGCATTAACGCTTCAAGACCCCTTCCCTCAAGGATGGGAACCCTTCTTCATCAACTGTAACGATTCCTCGGTCGAAGGTATCAAGTCCACATCAGAGTCGGGTAAACAAGTGTGGGGAGTGCAGTTCCACCCGGAGAGCGCTGGCGGTCCTCTGGACACGATCGAGATGTTCACTGATTTTGTTAACACCTGTCGTGCCGGAAAGGAGTCTCGCACTACATAa
- a CDS encoding Fungal Zn(2)-Cys(6) binuclear cluster domain — translation MSLSPSSTTTSEPSHAKRKRAMSYTSNNGSDSHQYGGLPMHQGHPSTNGHYPPQPQQVPGTATPQAHMPTSIPKRGARACTACRKGKNRCEGESPCRRCQMSGTPCVFEKPEKKNQVNGNANGAAERVSRLEGQYLMMQSQMIGMQSSLDRILSAIQSQNAAQVYPHSAIPPTPQSASTHPSMSESPREGVAFTPQPVVPSSSRDGYYDDDRSPPRKKWPALPGFAPPPHKFATYGIVPSTAPSSEDESEDTLPRSALNAPIEALQGLANAAVEAATGPGLSPRRDAYNRVKKRKRVEPIPRNAFPNVLEKGLVREDEARELYNMWGFFSGCHLFIPLFDPAYDTFESLRDRTPFCFDAILAVAAKIRVGNGQPGATFHRCLEEAQGIARSTLFGPVVRKEAVQAMLLLSAWSTNGWLPSGHAMRMALDLGLHRALEKLADGPSEGKRSEAEERDLVVSARIWLCLYWFDHQMSLGTGHPIILRDESSIRHCRLLLSHPMASPTDVRLVSQIELIIQKTQIYETLSPLNGQVNHSTLAFIRRANIALDKWWADCDELHRPTMDEDSLLRKILSGELYYAKLWLVCVALRGVSWDKMPFEQRELAFQAKEAASNCLATFLNSPAYRAALRYAVHDSLVTAAFSGLFLLKVANLFPGEVDLAGIVVQVDQLANLLSEVAAERYALTLRVMLTNLRRKIGLTTPALQPGDGIDVSAVTSATPGVTGFDPTAPTSATGLTGMGILDDMAFSWPADSMFSPSNIPLWLQEASLTDLGLPINGSDGVFLPFGPGWTGLGEMGMPEAW, via the exons ATGTCTCTCTCTCCATCGTCTACAACCACCTCTGAACCGTCGCACGCCAAACGCAAGCGTGCGATGAGCTATACATCGAACAATGGCAGCGACTCCCACCAGTATGGGGGCTTACCTATGCACCAGGGCCACCCCTCGACGAACGGACACTATCCTCCACAGCCGCAACAGGTCCCTGGAACGGCCACGCCCCAGGCACACATGCCGACAAGCATCCCGAAGCGGGGGGCAAGGGCATGTACGGCGTGCAGAAAGGGCAAGAATCGATGCGAAGGCGAG TCACCTTGTCGGCGATGCCAAATGAGCGGCACCCCGTGTGTATTCGAAAAGCCCGAGAAGAAAAATCAAGTCAATGGGAATGCCAATGGAGCCGCAGA ACGGGTCTCTCGACTCGAGGGTCAGTACTTGATGATGCAGTCGCAGATGATCGGGATGCAGTCGTCACTCGATCGTATTCTGTCGGCTATACAGAGCCAAAATGCTGCACAGGTGTATCCCCACAGTGCCATCCCACCTACTCCGCAGTCTGCCTCAACACACCCGTCTATGTCCGAATCACCACGTGAAGGTGTTGCATTTACCCCCCAACCAGTGGTTCCGTCCTCAAGTCGTGATGGTTACTATGATGATGACCGATCGCCTCCTCGCAAAAAGTGGCCTGCACTGCCAGGATTCGCGCCACCA CCGCACAAATTTGCAACTTATGGCATAGTGCCCTCAACGGCACCTTCCTCAGAGGACGAGTCGGAAGATACCTTACCAAGATCCGCACTCAATGCGCCAATCGAAGCATTGCAAGGGCTTGCTAATGCTGCCGTTGAAGCTGCTACGGGCCCAGGTTTATCTCCACG CCGTGACGCCTACAATCGGGTAAAGAAGCGCAAACGTGTGGAACCCATCCCCCGAAATGCATTTCCCAACGTTCTCGAGAAG GGCCTTGTTCGAGAAGATGAAGCCAGGGAGTTGTATAATATGTGGGG ATTCTTCTCGGGATGCCACCTTTTCATTCCGTTGTTTGACCCAGCCTATGATACTTTTGAAAGTCTTCGAGATAGGACCCCGTTTTGTTTTGATGCAATTCTTGCTGTGGCTGCGAAAATCCGCGTGGGCAATGGTCAGCCGGGAGCAACATTTCACAGATGCCTCGAGGAAGCACAGGGTATTGCTCGGTCAACACTGTTTGGACCAGTCGTGCGGAAGGAGGCCGTACAAG CTATGTTGTTGTTATCCGCATGGAGCACGAACGGTTGGTTACCAAGTGGTCATGCAATGCGCATGGCGCTAGATTTGGGTCTTCACAGAGCATTGGAGAAACTGGCTGATGGTCCGTCAGAAGGGAAGCGCAGCGAAGCCGAAGAGCGCGACTTGG TTGTCTCTGCTCGCATTTGGCTATGCTTGTACTGGTTCGATCATCA AATGAGTCTCGGGACTGGTCACCCAATTATCCTTCGTGATGAAAGTTCTATCCGGCACTGCCGCTTACTACTCTCGCATCCAATGGCATCGCCTACGGATGTACGACTTGTTTCTCAGATTGAATTGATTATCCAGAAGA CGCAAATATACGAAACCCTCTCTCCCCTCAACGGCCAAGTCAATCACAGTACATTGGCTTTTATTAGGCGTGCGAATATTGCCCTTGACAAATGGTGGGCTGATTGTGACGAACTGCATC GTCCGACAATGGATGAAGATTCCCTGCTGCGTAAAATACTATCTGGCGAGTTGTATTACGCGAAACTATGGCTCGTTTGTGTGGCCCTGCGCGGGGTATCGTGGGACAAGATGCCCTTTGAACAACGCGAGCTCGCGTTCCAAGCGAAGGAAGCCGCTAGTAATTGCCTGGCAACATTTCTCAATTCGCCTGCTTACCGTGCCGCATTACGCTACGCTGTACACGATAGCCTGGTCACTGCGGCGTTCTCTGGACTCTTCCTCCTCAAAGTGGCGAATTTGTTCCCAGGAGAAGTGGACTTGGCTGGAATTGTCGTGCAGGTCGACCAACTTGCAAACTTACTGAGCGAGGTTGCTGCCGAGAGATATGCCCTCACTTTGAGAGTCATGCTCACCAACCTTAGGCGCAAGATCGGCTTGACTACCCCAGCACTCCAGCCCGGTGACGGAATCGACGTCTCAGCGGTTACTTCCGCTACCCCAGGTGTAACTGGGTTCGATCCTACTGCACCCACGTCTGCGACAGGGTTGACCGGAATGGGGATACTGGACGATATGGCCTTCTCTTGGCCGGCGGACAGCATGTTTAGCCCATCTAATATCCCCCTGTGGCTGCAAGAGGCG AGTCTCACCGATTTGGGTTTACCCATCAATGGATCCGATGGCGTATTCTTGCCCTTCGGCCCGGGGTGGACCGGGCTTGGAGAGATGGGGATGCCCGAGGCTTGGTAG
- a CDS encoding ribosomal protein S7p/S5e, which yields MAAVKTLPTDVSKVGAEGNVKLFGRWEAHEVECKDISLTDYIQIRHAVYLPHTAGRYAKKQFKKAQMPIVERLVDSLMMKGRNNGKKLMAVRIVAHAFEIIHLLTDQNPIQVLVDAMSTPAPGKTRLVSAVALLTIGTRESAFRNVKSVAECLADELINAAKGSSNSYAIKKKDELERVAKSNRDWIDQPEQAPKRAGVRIKARKGAVKAQAKHEPSVFRDQVYKYLEPVQSGDFEGYTKELVAAGGTLEYLKYADALFEILIVGGLLQPGGNFLDDGAPKSPFSVANVPEPVQIDEVKKYVEVFNKLIRRYKYLQRPLEESSLPTLMQYMHRWPPEQKDKVAIATGLMISQGLASASCLQTLTKDSIVKDGAALSIVTSVFRVILAEQTMDHLSSLLKKGGIKDLLLFFPVSKRTADALLTHFKEANLPQISDWYTKKQTSALKTQLIAQLKEMCENEEPPEAIITAIKEHQAALPETELVQVIWQGLMASVDWSARADQIEGLALREVTKYAPIIEPFCNTGKSQVALINVVQVYCYDDTRIIKAFPQILKVLYNKDCVSDQAIIYWFQKGAKPQGKQHFLKASEPLVKFLQSQQDESDEEDEE from the exons ATGGCCGCCGTCAAGACTCTTCCCACTGATGTCAGCAAAGTTGGTGCTGAGGGCAATGTCAAGCTCTTTGGGCGATGGGAGGCCCATGA AGTTGAGTGCAAGGATATCTCCTTGACCGACTACATCCAAATCCGTCACGCTGTCTACCTCCCCCACACTGCTGGCCGTTACGCCAAGAAGCAGTTCAAGAAGGCCCAGATGCCGATTGTTGAGCGTCTCGTCGACAG CTTGATGATGAAGGGCCGCAACAACGGAAAGAAGTTGATGGCAGTCCGCATCGTCGCACATGCCTTTGAGATCATTCACCTCCTTACCGACCAGAACCCCATCCAG GTCCTTGTTGATGCTATGTCAACACCGGCCCCAGGGAAGACTCGACTCGTATCG GCTGTTGCCCTCTTGACGATCGGC ACTCGCGAGAGCGCGTTCCGTAACGTCAAGTCTGTTGCCGAGTGCCTTGCTGATGAACTCATCAACGCAGCAAAGGGCTCTTCCAACTCGTATGCCATCAAG AAAAAGGACGAGCTCGAGCGTGTTGCCAAGTCTAACCG GGACTGGATCGATCAGCCAGAGCAAGCGCCGAAACGGGCA GGCGTCCGAATCAAAGCGAGAAAAGGCGCCGTCAAGGCGCAAGCTAAACACGAACCGAGCG TCTTTCGCGACCAAGTATACAAATATCTCGAACCTGTCCAATCCGGGGACTTTGAAGGCTATACAAAGGAACTCGTAGCAGCTGGTGGAACACTCGAATATCTCAAGTATGCAGACGCGTTGTTTGAAATCCTCATCGTCGGTGGGCTCCTCCAGCCCGGCGGAAACTTTCTCGATGATGGCGCACCCAAGTCACCGTTCTCGGTCGCCAACGTTCCGGAGCCTGTTCAGATAGATGAAGTCAAGAAATACGTCGAAGTTTTCAATAAGCTTATTCGTAG GTACAAGTACCTCCAACGGCCACTCGAGGAGTCGTCTCTCCCAACTTTGATGCAATACATGCATCGCTGGCCTCCCGAGCAAAAAGACAAAGTCGCGATCGCAACGGGTCTCATGATCTCCCAAGGTCTTGCGTCTGCGAGTTGTCTTCAAACACTTACCAAGGACAGCATCGTCAAGGATG GTGCCGCCCTGTCCATCGTCACGTCCGTCTTCCGAGTTATCTTGGCCGAGCAGACGATGGATCACTTGTCTAGCTTGCTCAAGAAAGGCGGGATCAAGGATCTTTTGCTCTTTTTCCCAGTATCTAAACGCACGGCCGACGCGCTTTTGACTCACTTCAAAGAAGCAAACCTCCCGCAAATCTCCGACTGGTACACCAAAAAACAAACATCGGCGCTAAAGACACAGCTCATTGCCCAGCTCAAGGAAATGTGCGAAAACGAAGAGCCGCCTGAGGCGATCATCACGGCAATTAAGGAACACCAGGCAGCTCTGCCCGAAACGGAACTTGTCCAAGTCATCTGGCAAGGGCTGATGGCCTCTGTCGATTGGTCTGCGCGTGCGGACCAAATCGAGGGGCTCGCGCTTCGTGAAGTGACG AAATATGCTCCTATCATCGAGCCCTTCTGCAATACTGGAAAATCCCAGGTTGCGCTGATCAATGTGGTGCAGGTCTACTGCTATGATGACACGCgaatcatcaaggcattcCCCCAAATTCTCAAG GTTTTGTACAATAAAGATTGCGTATCCGACCAGGCGATAATCTATTGGTTCCAGAAGGGTGCCAAACCACAGGGTAAACAGCACTTCCTCAAAGCGAGCGAGCCGCTGGTCAAG TTCTTGCAATCGCAACAGGACGAGAGTGACGAGGAAGATGAGGAATGA
- a CDS encoding Peptidase family M48 protein, whose product MMSKREEMEWARARFTECLLDDGPHLLREGDPRVEQVRRVAERLFTVIEDGVFDADHVVSSPGWPPRSEEPQLAQLQTPGGPWSTGRRVHVTPASFGKMQAQLLYPPSATAESTFMPFRPETSNPTKVIDDQSWKLYVVDLPKINAFALPTREIFVYTGLVDLLEDDTLLSGVLSHEIAHVTQRHAVENAGFLNIAAIFFDTLRGISFALTVSFPFLTDGIGTILNLMNNYVADRAYSRKLESEADAVGLEFMARAGYDPRYALDLWEVMAAVEEDAAAAGQAVSVSDTFPFLRTHPSSLQRRKDLEKLMPKAMELFAQSSLRSRPKETQVETRKDEQRDELSMMSKEHESETATA is encoded by the exons ATGATGTCGAAAAGGGAAGAGATGGAATGGGCTCGGGCTCGATTCACTGAATGTTTGCTCGATGATGGCCCTCATCTCCTTCGAGAAGGTGACCCTCGCGTGGAACAGGTACGCCGTGTGGCGGAAAGGTTGTTTACAGTAATCGAGGATGGTGTGTTTGACGCGGATCATGTCGTGTCAAGTCCTGGCTGGCCCCCAAGAAGTGAAGAGCCCCAGTTGGCACAGCT GCAAACTCCAGGTGGTCCCTGGTCGACTGGGCGACGAGTACATGTAACTCCAGCTTCATTTGGCAAGATGCAGGCACAACTGTTGTATCCTCCTAGCGCAACCGCCGAGAGTACGTTCATGCCCTTCCGACCCGAGACCTCAAACCCCACGAAAGTTATCGATGATCAATCTTGGAAACTCTATGTGGTAGACCTA CCCAAGATTAATGCGTTTGCCCTTCCAACTCGAGAGATTTTCGTGTACACCGGTCTGGTCGATCTTTTGGAAGATGATACCCTACTATCGGGTGTATTGTCCCATGAGATTGCACACGTAACACAGAGGCATGCGGTCGAGAAT GCGGGA TTCCTCAATATCGCAGCTATCTTCTTTGATACTCTCAGGGGCATCTCCTTTGCGCTAACTGTATCTTTTCCGTT CTTAACCGATGGCATCGGAACGATTTTGAATCTAATGAACAATTATGTTGCTGATCGGGCATATTCTCGCAAACTTGAGTCTGAGGCAGATGCAGTAGGACTGGAG TTCATGGCAAGGGCTGGATATGATCCACGTTATGCACTGGACCTTTGGGAAGTCATGGCGGCTGTCGA AGAAGATGCAGCCGCGGCTGGACAAGCAGTCTCGGTCTCGGATACTTTCCCGTTTTTGCGTACACATCCTTCATCTTTGCAGCGACGCAAG GATTTAGAAAAGCTGATGCCCAAAGCAATGGAGTTATTTGCCCAGTCATCGTTAAGGTCGCGACCGAAGGAAACCCAAGTTGAAACTCGAAAAGACGAACAAAGAGATGAATTATCAATGATGTCTAAAGAACATGAGAGCGAGACTGCTACTGCAtga
- a CDS encoding TCP-1/cpn60 chaperonin family (T-complex protein 1): MSSIELINPKAESVRRAAALQVNTNGAMGLANVVKGNLGPRGTIKMLVDGAGNIKMTKDGKVLLSEMQIQNPTAAMIARTAVAQDDQVGDGTTSVVLLVGELLKQADRYISEGVHPTVIAEGFDLAKKEALAFLETYKVPSKLDRAQLISVAHTSLATKLHPKLAAQLAADVVDAVLCIRPPPPPEGATGVAAIREPIDLHMVEIMKMQHKTDSDTQLVRGLVMDHGGRHPDMPKRVENAFILTLNVSLEYEKTEVNSGFFYSSAEQREKLVESERRFVDAKLKKIVELKNLVCDQAVGANEKPKGFVVINQKGIDPLSLDVLVKNGILALRRAKRRNMERLQLIAGGVAQNSVDDLTPEVLEVKEPKGVTLLIKGPNAHTIAQTQDALRDGLRAVKNALEDESLVPGAGAFEVACAAHLSGPIKKAAKGRAKLGVQAFADALLIIPKTWRPMAGLTFRTRLLLFRCVDEQSSGNTVGLDLKTGEPFDPTVEGVWDNYRVKRQMLHSCSVIAVNLLSTDEILRAGRSSLKPDGQQ; this comes from the exons ATGTCGAGTATAGAATTGATCAATCCGAAGGCGGAGAGTGTGAGGCGTGCCGCCGCACTCCAG GTAAATACTAACGGCGCGATGGGGTTAGCAAATGTCGTGAAGGGCAATTTGG GACCAAGAGGAACAATCAAGATGCTGGTTGACGGAGCGGGCAACATCAAGATGACCAAG GATGGAAAGGTGCTGCTTTCTGAGATGCAGATTCAG AACCCAACAGCAGCAATGATTGCACGTACTGCCGTGGCCCAGGACGATCAGGTTGGAGATGGCACAACCTCGGTTGTCCTCCTGGTCGGAGAACTCCTAAAACAAGCAGATCGCTATATTTCTGAAGGTGTCCATCCAACAGTGATCGCGGAAGGATTCGACTTGGCGAAGAAAGAGGCCTTGGCA TTCCTCGAAACATACAAGGTGCCAAGCAAACTCGACCGCGCACAATTGATTTCAGTGGCACATACATCTCTTGCTACTAAACTCCACCCCAAACTTGCCGCACAGTTGGCTGCTGATGTCGTTGATGCTGTGCTATGTATTCGCCCACCACCTCCTCCCGAAGGCGCGACAGGTGTGGCTGCGATTCGAGAGCCTATCGATCTCCACATGGTCGAAATTATGAAGATGCAACACAAGACGGATTCAGATACCCAGCTCGTTCGAGGGCTGGTCATGGACCATGGCGGAAGACATCCAGACATGCCAAAGCGGGTTGAAAATGCCTTTATTTTGACTCTGAACGTCAGCTTGGAATATGAAAAGAC TGAGGTTAACTCTGGGTTCTTCTACTCGTCTGCAGAGCAACGAGAGAAGTTGGTTGAGTCTGAACGACGATTCGTCGATGCCAAGCTCAAGAAGATCGTCGAACTCAAGAACTTGGTGTGCGACCAGGCCGTCGGGGCCAATGAGAAACCCAAAGGGTTCGTGGTGATCAATCAAAAGGGTATTGACCCGCTCTCGTTGGACGTTCTCGTTAAGAACGGCATTCTTGCGTTACGTCGCGCCAAGCGAAGAAACATGGAACG GTTACAATTGATTGCCGGTGGTGTCGCACAAAACTCGGTTGATGACCTCACACCCGAAGTCCTGG AGGTCAAGGAACCCAAGGGTGTCACCCTACTCATCAAAG GCCCCAACGCGCATACCATTGCCCAGACTCAAGACGCACTTCGAGATGGCCTACGGGCCGTCAAAAACGCACTTGAGGACGAGTCTCTCGTGCCGGGCGCAGGTGCATTTGAGGTAGCATGTGCGGCACATCTATCGGGCCCTATTAAAAAGGCTGCCAAGGGCCGCGCCAAACTGGGCGTACAAGCGTTTGCGGATGCTTTGTTGATCATTCCTAAAACCTGGCGGCCAATGGCGGGTTTGACGTTCAGGACGCGATTGTTGCTGTTCAGGTGTGTT GATGAGCAATCATCCGGAAATACTGTAGGACTTGACCTGAAGACTGGGGAACCGTTCGACCCAACGGTTGAGGGAGTTTGGGACAACTATCGTGTCAAACGACAGATGCTGCACTCATG CTCTGTAATTGCTGTTAACCTTCTTTCAACGGATGAAATTCTGAGGGCCGGCCGTTCCAGTCTGAAGCCTGATGGGCAACAGTAG